In the Cololabis saira isolate AMF1-May2022 chromosome 7, fColSai1.1, whole genome shotgun sequence genome, one interval contains:
- the nexmifb gene encoding neurite extension and migration factor isoform X2: MDVLTDSSLTLIVKTSEAENANVVQNTGVCEQSGDLSLCGLINAALPPSSSPPRAAETSQQACPTHPRTTPASSPSLHLPLGADPSLRLAVAPCPPSDDAPTVVPQLHRTPASLPSSAVTSWGRAGDTKKTSPPLPVVLPLSATMMEPGTVSTLTEECLLQPARTCLGCYIETRDATDPNSIQNPPHDPSANPDTDPGLSVRIGDVSREDYSDINNISIQCLSHAGEAVSHYGEQLLSDQLLSFPLPKTPNEGKRADGNKTTVDCDDPEDDATAKNLYEGLLLDKVSGEEVLLANASQDWGYFESFISESKMELLDLCSKNELSVNLFSEEDVDNLFDDEDDDSTLSSDVCSLKIRYESFQDNMREKTNVLQEETQFNFFPSVLSNCAKKDDGASVLRRSTEELHPKTDDLIMEMAQEGKPGDCSGRSPLDGSQGSPMSSSKVSYLIDFNSTEESGEFSDDSSCTGSSSDTLQEGKFKKGHSKRFLSPSNPLNYGLRSKRKVRYSDDYLYDVDSLESEKNAEKKEKAPSGQKEEEDVDWCPKRRRKSCRKEPPVVIKYIIINRFKGERLMSVKLGKLDPVDATVSLNAETVSKYETLAPLKDFWQEKQRERQERLKLAARDKRQRGFHLNGRHHRPFNSSHPKRKYKIANRLKVQRIHTLEQSATAQGSPFSDQGQGGVTKEEATPTAGGIIAAPGLPVTLDTNAIMHTVRSKSRSQEREEREGRRWGGNKTFRIRKFKSEARLRSTRMKAAEAEERRSVTNETDACVTVAQIEDTTAGLEQGSSSVTVKPCFSDSATTTPTSGEKFPFVSSTCSPDKASSSEEVETGVPVIPGGYLQTLLDATDSSSGAAISYFPQQSSRQQYSLGLSLEEKQFSSLQLAQSCVLSPPSESELQQSPQNCPSFPQMWHPQLCTSHSQSFGPETPETPILPNNFPAAVPLNDSLPVSNYSQLSPEADRLLYEKSYLTEAGLQPGADLQVCQSACVEGQVQYQRGSLCTDNGRLISYDSVGSLSASSSNYSSLSLKSCEREGEEEGRDSFLAHCSPKVVIQQSVDALTPLRESSDLLDISNFTPDKFRHSSLSELSPPETPNLSPQVVGREMKIAGNVGEYQDVNDIIDCNREVKWNCDAVQQQEHQTNTYTVEDSQFPLHNFNSQDIAGLDEKELGVNKFDEQTGEMLDGAKSIKSKRKGGCKQTTAGQSPKKPRAPRAPKSEKVKTPKQNSRSTKKIKAMLEGKAAKNQAGCGTGLTDSSSTGDWPGTGWSESNSLVGDDQREFEEPSNILSNIVSGMAEVQRFMMASIEPLWNPMSEACMPSEANSLNLKTLKILAGTEADLKKKGTVLTGAGRGRKAGGKGGKNQAKFNPSHPLFPQLALGCNMFDKPNFINPGPAHKKLYRHKTSAKFPRIETLKGKRAERDPNKDIALMTSFEKLR, translated from the exons ATGGATGTGTTAACAGACAGCAGTCTCACATTGATTGTGAAGACTTCAGAAGCAGAGAATGCAAATGTTGTACAGAATACAG GGGTATGTGAGCAGAGTGGTGATCTGAGTCTGTGCGGGCTCATCAATGCTGCTCTCCCTCCGTCCTCCTCACCTCCTCGTGCTGCAGAGACTTCACAGCAGGCGTGCCCAACACACCCGAGGACCACCCCTGCATCATCGCCATCTCTCCACCTTCCCCTTGGCGCCGATCCCTCTCTGCGTCTGGCGGTGGCACCCTGCCCTCCCTCCGACGATGCTCCAACTGTAGTCCCTCAACTACACCGCACTCCCGCATCCCTTCCCAGCTCAGCTGTAACCTCCTGGGGTCGAGCAGGAGATACCAAGAAAACCTCCCCTCCACTGCCGGTTGTCCTTCCTCTATCAGCCACGATGATGGAACCCGGCACGGTGTCCACCTTGACGGAGGAGTGTCTTCTTCAGCCTGCCCGAACTTGCCTCGGCTGCTATATTGAGACCCGCGATGCTACTGACCCTAATTCCATCCAGAACCCACCCCACGATCCTAGCGCCAACCCTGACACAGACCCCGGGCTAAGTGTTCGGATAGGGGATGTGAGTCGAGAAGACTACTCTGACATCAACAACATCAGCATCCAGTGCCTGAGCCATGCGGGGGAGGCGGTGAGTCACTACGGGGAGCAGCTACTTTCTGACCAGCTACTTAGCTTTCCTCTGCCAAAAACCCCAAATGAGGGCAAGAGAGCAGACGGAAACAAAACAACAGTGGACTGTGATGACCCCGAGGACGATGCAACAGCTAAGAACTTGTATGAGGGTCTGTTACTGGATAAAGTTAGTGGGGAAGAGGTTCTGCTGGCTAACGCCAGTCAGGACTGGGGCTACTTTGAGTCTTTCATCAGTGAGAGTAAGATGGAGCTGCTGGACCTTTGTTCTAAGAACGAACTTTCAGTCAACCTTTTCTCCGAGGAGGACGTTGACAACCTgtttgatgatgaagatgatgattcaacattaagcagtgacgtgtgCTCACTGAAAATCCGTTACGAGTCTTTCCAAGACAACATGagggaaaaaacaaatgtgCTGCAGGAGGAGACGCAGTTCAACTTCTTCCCCAGCGTCCTGTCCAATTGTGCCAAGAAAGATGATGGAGCATCCGTCTTGAGGAGGAGCACTGAGGAGCTACATCCTAAAACTGATGACCTCATCATGGAGATGGCCCAGGAGGGGAAACCTGGCGACTGCAGTGGTCGGAGTCCACTTGACGGTTCTCAAGGTTCCCCCATGTCCAGCTCCAAAGTCAGTTACCTAATAGACTTCAACTCCACAGAGGAGTCAGGAGAATTCAGTGATGACAGCTCTTGCACTGGCTCCTCCTCAGACACTCTGCAGGAGGGTAAGTTTAAAAAGGGTCACTCTAAGAGATTTCTCAGCCCCTCGAACCCTCTCAATTACGGCCTGCGCTCCAAGAGAAAGGTTCGATACAGTGATGATTACTTATATGATGTTGACTCGCTTGAAAGTGAAAagaatgcagagaaaaaagagaaagctccCTCTGGTCagaaagaagaggaggatgTAGACTGGTGTCCCAAAAGACGTCGGAAATCATGTCGCAAAGAGCCACCTGTGGTTATTAaatacatcatcatcaacaggtTTAAAGGAGAGAGACTCATGTCGGTGAAACTGGGCAAGCTGGACCCCGTGGATGCAACTGTGAGCTTAAATGCAGAAACAGTAAGCAAATATGAGACACTGGCTCCTCTGAAAGATTTCTGGCAGGAGAAgcaaagagagagacaggagcGGCTTAAGCTGGCTGCCAGAGATAAACGACAACGCGGTTTTCATCTAAACGGACGCCATCATCGGCCTTTCAATTCTAGTCATCCCAAAAGGAAATACAAGATTGCAAACAGGCTTAAGGTTCAGAGGATTCACACATTGGAGCAATCAGCAACAGCACAGGGCTCCCCTTTCTCTGATCAGGGCCAGGGAGGTGTCACTAAAGAGGAGGCCACCCCCACGGCAGGAGGAATAATAGCAGCCCCAGGCCTCCCAGTCACATTAGACACAAATGCCATCATGCACACAGTCAGATCCAAGAGCCGCTCccaggagagggaggagagggaggggaggagaTGGGGAGGAAATAAAACATTCCGGATAAGGAAATTCAAAAGCGAAGCCAGGCTGCGGAGCACAAGAATGAAAGCGGCAGaagcagaggagaggaggagtgtGACAAATGAGACGGATGCCTGTGTCACTGTGGCACAGATTGAGGACACTACTGCTGGGTTAGAGCAGGGAAGCAGTTCAGTTACAGTCAAACCTTGTTTTTCTGACAGTGCCACCACTACTCCCACATCTGGGGAGAAATTCCCCTTTGTTTCATCCACCTGTTCTCCCGACAAAGCGTCCTCCTCAGAGGAGGTGGAGACGGGTGTCCCTGTCATCCCTGGGGGCTACCTGCAGACCCTGCTAGATGCTACAGACTCCTCCAGTGGAGCAGCGATCTCCTATTTCCCCCAGCAGTCATCTAGGCAGCAGTATTCTCTAGGGCTGTCCCTGGAAGAGAAACAGTTTTCCTCTCTGCAGCTCGCTCAAAGCTGTGTCCTTTCCCCTCCCTCTGAGTCAGAGCTCCAGCAGTCACCCCAGAACTGCCCCAGCTTCCCCCAGATGTGGCACCCACAGCTCTGCACAAGTCACAGCCAGAGCTTTGGGCCTGAAACCCCTGAGACTCCCATCTTACCCAACAACTTCCCAGCTGCTGTGCCCCTGAATGACAGCCTGCCAGTCTCTAACTACAGCCAGCTGAGCCCTGAGGCTGACAGACTGCTTTATGAGAAGAGCTACCTGACAGAGGCGGGGCTGCAGCCTGGAGCAGATCTGCAAGTGTGTCAGTCTGCCTGTGTGGAGGGCCAGGTGCAATACCAGAGAGGGTCCCTGTGCACAGACAATGGTCGGCTCATCAGTTATGACTCAGTGGGCTCTCTGTCAGCCTCCTCCAGCAATTACAGCTCTCTCAGCCTCAAGTCTTGTGAGCGAGAGGGCGAGGAGGAGGGCCGAGACAGTTTCTTAGCTCACTGCAGTCCTAAAGTGGTGATTCAGCAGAGTGTGGATGCCCTTACCCCACTAAGGGAGTCCTCAGATTTGCTGGATATCTCCAACTTCACTCCTGACAAGTTCAGACACTCATCACTGTCTGAACTTTCCCCTCCCGAGACCCCTAACCTATCACCCCAGGTGGTGGGACGTGAGATGAAGATAGCAGGGAATGTTGGGGAATACCAGGATGTGAATGATATCATAGACTGCAACAGGGAGGTGAAGTGGAACTGTGATGCTGTACAGCAACAGGAGCATCAAACTAACACATACACAGTGGAGGACAGCCAGTTTCCATTGCACAACTTCAACAGTCAAGATATCGCAGGTTTAGATGAAAAGGAGTTGGGAGTCAACAAATTCGATGAACAGACGGGTGAGATGTTGGATGGTGCAAAGAGCATTAAGTCGAAGAGGAAAGGTGGCTGCAAGCAGACAACTGCAGGACAGAGCCCAAAGAAACCCCGGGCTCCCAGAGCTCCCAAGTCAGAAAAGGTCAAGACTCCCAAACAGAACTCTCGGTCCACCAAAAAGATAAAGGCAATGTTAGAGGGTAAGGCAGCAAAGAACCAGGCAGGTTGTGGTACGGGCCTGACTGACAGTAGCAGCACCGGGGACTGGCCTGGCACCGGCTGGTCAGAGAGTAACAGTCTGGTCGGGGATGACCAGAGAGAATTCGAGGAGCCCTCCAATATTCTGTCCAACATTGTCTCTGGCATGGCTGAGGTCCAAAGATTCATGATGGCCTCCATCGAGCCACTGTGGAATCCCATGTCTGAGGCCTGCATGCCCTCCGAGGCCAACAGCCTGAACCTAAAGACCCTCAAAATCTTGGCAGGAACGGAGGCTGacttgaagaaaaaaggaactgTGCTAACGGGGGCTGGCAGAGGCAGAAAGGCGGGGGGAAAGGGAGGTAAAAACCAGGCCAAATTCAACCCATCTCATCCCTTATTCCCTCAGCTAGCCCTGGGTTGTAATATGTTTGACAAACCCAACTTCATTAATCCCGGGCCTGCGCACAAAAAGCTATACCGCCACAAGACCAGTGCAAAGTTCCCTCGGATTGAGACACTGAAGGGGAAGCGAGCTGAGAGGGACCCAAATAAGGACATAGCACTGATGACTTCTTTTGAGAAACTGAGGTAA
- the nexmifb gene encoding neurite extension and migration factor isoform X1 — protein sequence MDVLTDSSLTLIVKTSEAENANVVQNTGVCEQSGDLSLCGLINAALPPSSSPPRAAETSQQACPTHPRTTPASSPSLHLPLGADPSLRLAVAPCPPSDDAPTVVPQLHRTPASLPSSAVTSWGRAGDTKKTSPPLPVVLPLSATMMEPGTVSTLTEECLLQPARTCLGCYIETRDATDPNSIQNPPHDPSANPDTDPGLSVRIGDVSREDYSDINNISIQCLSHAGEAVSHYGEQLLSDQLLSFPLPKTPNEGKRADGNKTTVDCDDPEDDATAKNLYEGLLLDKVSGEEVLLANASQDWGYFESFISESKMELLDLCSKNELSVNLFSEEDVDNLFDDEDDDSTLSSDVCSLKIRYESFQDNMREKTNVLQEETQFNFFPSVLSNCAKKDDGASVLRRSTEELHPKTDDLIMEMAQEGKPGDCSGRSPLDGSQGSPMSSSKVSYLIDFNSTEESGEFSDDSSCTGSSSDTLQEGKFKKGHSKRFLSPSNPLNYGLRSKRKVRYSDDYLYDVDSLESEKNAEKKEKAPSGQKEEEDVDWCPKRRRKSCRKEPPVVIKYIIINRFKGERLMSVKLGKLDPVDATVSLNAETVSKYETLAPLKDFWQEKQRERQERLKLAARDKRQRGFHLNGRHHRPFNSSHPKRKYKIANRLKVQRIHTLEQSATAQGSPFSDQGQGGVTKEEATPTAGGIIAAPGLPVTLDTNAIMHTVRSKSRSQEREEREGRRWGGNKTFRIRKFKSEARLRSTRMKAAEAEERRSVTNETDACVTVAQIEDTTAGLEQGSSSVTVKPCFSDSATTTPTSGEKFPFVSSTCSPDKASSSEEVETGVPVIPGGYLQTLLDATDSSSGAAISYFPQQSSRQQYSLGLSLEEKQFSSLQLAQSCVLSPPSESELQQSPQNCPSFPQMWHPQLCTSHSQSFGPETPETPILPNNFPAAVPLNDSLPVSNYSQLSPEADRLLYEKSYLTEAGLQPGADLQVCQSACVEGQVQYQRGSLCTDNGRLISYDSVGSLSASSSNYSSLSLKSCEREGEEEGRDSFLAHCSPKVVIQQSVDALTPLRESSDLLDISNFTPDKFRHSSLSELSPPETPNLSPQVVGREMKIAGNVGEYQDVNDIIDCNREVKWNCDAVQQQEHQTNTYTVEDSQFPLHNFNSQDIAGLDEKELGVNKFDEQTGEMLDGAKSIKSKRKGGCKQTTAGQSPKKPRAPRAPKSEKVKTPKQNSRSTKKIKAMLEGKAAKNQAGCGTGLTDSSSTGDWPGTGWSESNSLVGDDQREFEEPSNILSNIVSGMAEVQRFMMASIEPLWNPMSEACMPSEANSLNLKTLKILAGTEADLKKKGTVLTGAGRGRKAGGKGGKNQAKFNPSHPLFPQLALGCNMFDKPNFINPGPAHKKLYRHKTSAKFPRIETLKGKRAERDPNKDIALMTSFEKLRIWMSCCCCPSYTAWLISRGKTTVNEPYLSPRHLKHTRWDHFVLMTYQMFVVLFFFPLSVGMTPHFFLSSISFSFFLLDFK from the exons ATGGATGTGTTAACAGACAGCAGTCTCACATTGATTGTGAAGACTTCAGAAGCAGAGAATGCAAATGTTGTACAGAATACAG GGGTATGTGAGCAGAGTGGTGATCTGAGTCTGTGCGGGCTCATCAATGCTGCTCTCCCTCCGTCCTCCTCACCTCCTCGTGCTGCAGAGACTTCACAGCAGGCGTGCCCAACACACCCGAGGACCACCCCTGCATCATCGCCATCTCTCCACCTTCCCCTTGGCGCCGATCCCTCTCTGCGTCTGGCGGTGGCACCCTGCCCTCCCTCCGACGATGCTCCAACTGTAGTCCCTCAACTACACCGCACTCCCGCATCCCTTCCCAGCTCAGCTGTAACCTCCTGGGGTCGAGCAGGAGATACCAAGAAAACCTCCCCTCCACTGCCGGTTGTCCTTCCTCTATCAGCCACGATGATGGAACCCGGCACGGTGTCCACCTTGACGGAGGAGTGTCTTCTTCAGCCTGCCCGAACTTGCCTCGGCTGCTATATTGAGACCCGCGATGCTACTGACCCTAATTCCATCCAGAACCCACCCCACGATCCTAGCGCCAACCCTGACACAGACCCCGGGCTAAGTGTTCGGATAGGGGATGTGAGTCGAGAAGACTACTCTGACATCAACAACATCAGCATCCAGTGCCTGAGCCATGCGGGGGAGGCGGTGAGTCACTACGGGGAGCAGCTACTTTCTGACCAGCTACTTAGCTTTCCTCTGCCAAAAACCCCAAATGAGGGCAAGAGAGCAGACGGAAACAAAACAACAGTGGACTGTGATGACCCCGAGGACGATGCAACAGCTAAGAACTTGTATGAGGGTCTGTTACTGGATAAAGTTAGTGGGGAAGAGGTTCTGCTGGCTAACGCCAGTCAGGACTGGGGCTACTTTGAGTCTTTCATCAGTGAGAGTAAGATGGAGCTGCTGGACCTTTGTTCTAAGAACGAACTTTCAGTCAACCTTTTCTCCGAGGAGGACGTTGACAACCTgtttgatgatgaagatgatgattcaacattaagcagtgacgtgtgCTCACTGAAAATCCGTTACGAGTCTTTCCAAGACAACATGagggaaaaaacaaatgtgCTGCAGGAGGAGACGCAGTTCAACTTCTTCCCCAGCGTCCTGTCCAATTGTGCCAAGAAAGATGATGGAGCATCCGTCTTGAGGAGGAGCACTGAGGAGCTACATCCTAAAACTGATGACCTCATCATGGAGATGGCCCAGGAGGGGAAACCTGGCGACTGCAGTGGTCGGAGTCCACTTGACGGTTCTCAAGGTTCCCCCATGTCCAGCTCCAAAGTCAGTTACCTAATAGACTTCAACTCCACAGAGGAGTCAGGAGAATTCAGTGATGACAGCTCTTGCACTGGCTCCTCCTCAGACACTCTGCAGGAGGGTAAGTTTAAAAAGGGTCACTCTAAGAGATTTCTCAGCCCCTCGAACCCTCTCAATTACGGCCTGCGCTCCAAGAGAAAGGTTCGATACAGTGATGATTACTTATATGATGTTGACTCGCTTGAAAGTGAAAagaatgcagagaaaaaagagaaagctccCTCTGGTCagaaagaagaggaggatgTAGACTGGTGTCCCAAAAGACGTCGGAAATCATGTCGCAAAGAGCCACCTGTGGTTATTAaatacatcatcatcaacaggtTTAAAGGAGAGAGACTCATGTCGGTGAAACTGGGCAAGCTGGACCCCGTGGATGCAACTGTGAGCTTAAATGCAGAAACAGTAAGCAAATATGAGACACTGGCTCCTCTGAAAGATTTCTGGCAGGAGAAgcaaagagagagacaggagcGGCTTAAGCTGGCTGCCAGAGATAAACGACAACGCGGTTTTCATCTAAACGGACGCCATCATCGGCCTTTCAATTCTAGTCATCCCAAAAGGAAATACAAGATTGCAAACAGGCTTAAGGTTCAGAGGATTCACACATTGGAGCAATCAGCAACAGCACAGGGCTCCCCTTTCTCTGATCAGGGCCAGGGAGGTGTCACTAAAGAGGAGGCCACCCCCACGGCAGGAGGAATAATAGCAGCCCCAGGCCTCCCAGTCACATTAGACACAAATGCCATCATGCACACAGTCAGATCCAAGAGCCGCTCccaggagagggaggagagggaggggaggagaTGGGGAGGAAATAAAACATTCCGGATAAGGAAATTCAAAAGCGAAGCCAGGCTGCGGAGCACAAGAATGAAAGCGGCAGaagcagaggagaggaggagtgtGACAAATGAGACGGATGCCTGTGTCACTGTGGCACAGATTGAGGACACTACTGCTGGGTTAGAGCAGGGAAGCAGTTCAGTTACAGTCAAACCTTGTTTTTCTGACAGTGCCACCACTACTCCCACATCTGGGGAGAAATTCCCCTTTGTTTCATCCACCTGTTCTCCCGACAAAGCGTCCTCCTCAGAGGAGGTGGAGACGGGTGTCCCTGTCATCCCTGGGGGCTACCTGCAGACCCTGCTAGATGCTACAGACTCCTCCAGTGGAGCAGCGATCTCCTATTTCCCCCAGCAGTCATCTAGGCAGCAGTATTCTCTAGGGCTGTCCCTGGAAGAGAAACAGTTTTCCTCTCTGCAGCTCGCTCAAAGCTGTGTCCTTTCCCCTCCCTCTGAGTCAGAGCTCCAGCAGTCACCCCAGAACTGCCCCAGCTTCCCCCAGATGTGGCACCCACAGCTCTGCACAAGTCACAGCCAGAGCTTTGGGCCTGAAACCCCTGAGACTCCCATCTTACCCAACAACTTCCCAGCTGCTGTGCCCCTGAATGACAGCCTGCCAGTCTCTAACTACAGCCAGCTGAGCCCTGAGGCTGACAGACTGCTTTATGAGAAGAGCTACCTGACAGAGGCGGGGCTGCAGCCTGGAGCAGATCTGCAAGTGTGTCAGTCTGCCTGTGTGGAGGGCCAGGTGCAATACCAGAGAGGGTCCCTGTGCACAGACAATGGTCGGCTCATCAGTTATGACTCAGTGGGCTCTCTGTCAGCCTCCTCCAGCAATTACAGCTCTCTCAGCCTCAAGTCTTGTGAGCGAGAGGGCGAGGAGGAGGGCCGAGACAGTTTCTTAGCTCACTGCAGTCCTAAAGTGGTGATTCAGCAGAGTGTGGATGCCCTTACCCCACTAAGGGAGTCCTCAGATTTGCTGGATATCTCCAACTTCACTCCTGACAAGTTCAGACACTCATCACTGTCTGAACTTTCCCCTCCCGAGACCCCTAACCTATCACCCCAGGTGGTGGGACGTGAGATGAAGATAGCAGGGAATGTTGGGGAATACCAGGATGTGAATGATATCATAGACTGCAACAGGGAGGTGAAGTGGAACTGTGATGCTGTACAGCAACAGGAGCATCAAACTAACACATACACAGTGGAGGACAGCCAGTTTCCATTGCACAACTTCAACAGTCAAGATATCGCAGGTTTAGATGAAAAGGAGTTGGGAGTCAACAAATTCGATGAACAGACGGGTGAGATGTTGGATGGTGCAAAGAGCATTAAGTCGAAGAGGAAAGGTGGCTGCAAGCAGACAACTGCAGGACAGAGCCCAAAGAAACCCCGGGCTCCCAGAGCTCCCAAGTCAGAAAAGGTCAAGACTCCCAAACAGAACTCTCGGTCCACCAAAAAGATAAAGGCAATGTTAGAGGGTAAGGCAGCAAAGAACCAGGCAGGTTGTGGTACGGGCCTGACTGACAGTAGCAGCACCGGGGACTGGCCTGGCACCGGCTGGTCAGAGAGTAACAGTCTGGTCGGGGATGACCAGAGAGAATTCGAGGAGCCCTCCAATATTCTGTCCAACATTGTCTCTGGCATGGCTGAGGTCCAAAGATTCATGATGGCCTCCATCGAGCCACTGTGGAATCCCATGTCTGAGGCCTGCATGCCCTCCGAGGCCAACAGCCTGAACCTAAAGACCCTCAAAATCTTGGCAGGAACGGAGGCTGacttgaagaaaaaaggaactgTGCTAACGGGGGCTGGCAGAGGCAGAAAGGCGGGGGGAAAGGGAGGTAAAAACCAGGCCAAATTCAACCCATCTCATCCCTTATTCCCTCAGCTAGCCCTGGGTTGTAATATGTTTGACAAACCCAACTTCATTAATCCCGGGCCTGCGCACAAAAAGCTATACCGCCACAAGACCAGTGCAAAGTTCCCTCGGATTGAGACACTGAAGGGGAAGCGAGCTGAGAGGGACCCAAATAAGGACATAGCACTGATGACTTCTTTTGAGAAACTGAG AATATGGATGTCCTGTTGTTGCTGTCCTTCATACACTGCCTGGCTCATTTCAAGAGGGAAAACTACAGTTAATGAGCCCTATTTAAGCCCAAGACATCTTAAACACACAAGATGGGACCATTTTGTATTGATGACATATcagatgtttgttgttttgttttttttccccctcagtgTTGGAATGACTCCCCATTTCTTTTTATCaagcatttctttttctttttttcttttggatttTAAATGA